A stretch of Candidatus Hydrogenedentota bacterium DNA encodes these proteins:
- a CDS encoding RNA methyltransferase, giving the protein MKKKNTKEKYLAGHQRSWVWGRHSVREILAAQRWPVRELYLDYDLPDTIQNEAAEQGVKLGATVYQVNSERIRTLSGAPDHQGYLMRMGPFPYADLSELFATPSERPLYLLVNNLRDPHNFGAILRSAAAFAADAVIACGEHRAPINNHVVRASAGALNRVSIAAADKTVALLDDLKAQGIRCVAATPRDEPLLRDCDLTQPVAILLGNEGAGLPPELIAQCDSTVSIPQYSSLDSINVAAAAAILLYEVNRQRFQGTTP; this is encoded by the coding sequence ATGAAGAAAAAAAACACCAAAGAAAAATATTTGGCGGGGCACCAGCGCAGTTGGGTTTGGGGCCGTCACAGTGTCCGAGAAATTCTCGCGGCGCAGCGTTGGCCTGTGCGAGAACTCTATCTGGATTATGATCTGCCGGACACCATACAGAATGAGGCGGCGGAACAGGGTGTCAAGCTGGGAGCCACCGTTTACCAAGTGAACTCAGAGCGTATCCGCACTTTAAGCGGCGCCCCAGACCACCAAGGCTATCTGATGCGTATGGGTCCCTTCCCCTACGCCGATCTATCGGAGCTCTTCGCAACACCGTCAGAACGCCCTTTATATCTGTTGGTGAATAATTTGCGTGATCCCCATAATTTTGGAGCCATCCTCCGTTCCGCTGCCGCCTTCGCGGCTGACGCGGTGATCGCCTGCGGTGAACATCGTGCGCCGATAAACAATCATGTGGTTCGTGCCTCCGCAGGCGCGCTGAACCGTGTCTCCATTGCAGCCGCCGATAAGACTGTTGCGCTACTGGATGATTTAAAAGCGCAGGGCATCCGATGTGTTGCGGCGACACCGCGCGATGAACCTTTGTTGCGTGATTGTGATTTGACGCAGCCTGTCGCGATTTTACTGGGCAACGAAGGGGCCGGCTTACCGCCCGAACTCATAGCACAATGCGACAGCACCGTATCGATACCACAATATTCTTCCTTAGACTCCATCAACGTGGCGGCAGCGGCGGCAATCTTGCTGTATGAGGTAAACCGCCAGCGATTCCAAGGCACCACACCTTAA